In a single window of the Flavobacterium sp. W4I14 genome:
- a CDS encoding D-Tyr-tRNAtyr deacylase (product_source=COG1490; cath_funfam=3.50.80.10; cog=COG1490; pfam=PF02580; superfamily=69500), with translation MRAVLQRVTQASCTVDGEVTGAIDNGFLVLLGIEDADALEDLD, from the coding sequence ATGCGAGCAGTTTTACAAAGAGTTACACAGGCAAGTTGCACGGTTGACGGTGAGGTTACGGGAGCGATTGATAACGGATTTTTAGTGTTGTTAGGCATTGAAGATGCAGATGCTTTAGAGGATTTGGATTGA
- a CDS encoding D-tyrosyl-tRNA(Tyr) deacylase (product_source=TIGR00256; cath_funfam=3.50.80.10; cog=COG1490; pfam=PF02580; superfamily=69500; tigrfam=TIGR00256) yields MRVFGDENGMMNKALADVGGDILLISQFTLFASTKKGNRPGFTRAARPDVAIPLYEKMIEKLSALLGKKVKTGIFGADMKIALLNNGPVTILIDTKDKE; encoded by the coding sequence ATGCGTGTTTTTGGAGATGAAAACGGAATGATGAATAAAGCACTTGCCGATGTGGGTGGAGATATTTTATTGATCAGTCAGTTTACCTTATTTGCATCTACCAAAAAAGGAAATCGTCCGGGTTTTACAAGGGCAGCACGACCGGATGTGGCGATTCCACTTTACGAGAAAATGATCGAAAAGCTATCGGCTTTATTGGGCAAAAAAGTAAAAACCGGAATTTTTGGTGCTGATATGAAAATAGCACTTTTAAACAATGGACCAGTTACAATTTTGATTGATACAAAAGATAAGGAATAA
- a CDS encoding hypothetical protein (product_source=Hypo-rule applied; pfam=PF13231; transmembrane_helix_parts=Inside_1_11,TMhelix_12_34,Outside_35_73,TMhelix_74_96,Inside_97_102,TMhelix_103_125,Outside_126_153,TMhelix_154_185,Inside_186_196,TMhelix_197_216,Outside_217_243,TMhelix_244_266,Inside_267_272,TMhelix_273_290,Outside_291_294,TMhelix_295_317,Inside_318_323,TMhelix_324_346,Outside_347_513) has protein sequence MKDKNPNRLVEYSCLAFFLILKLVLSFVLVNSVYELHRDEFLHLDQANHPAAGFTSVPPLTSLFSWLIKAFGNGYFVVKLVPALLGAFTILYCWKIVGFLKGNLLAKCLVAVACLCSALLRLNTLYQPNSFDVLAWTAIFYYLLKYFDKNEARYLYAFAIFVALGFLNKYNILFLIIGLLPAILITSKRKIFTNKHLYLAILLALLIISPNVIWQIDNHFPVLAHMKLLQATQLVHVNRIDFFIGQFLFFISSIFILLAGIGSLIFYKDFSKYRWIILSYLFTLIVFSYFKAKDYYALGLYPVLLAFGAHYLSRVLAKNYALTGLLFAFNIGSFIYLIPLIMPVYSPGEIVAHHKRFERVGALRWEDGRNHQLPQDYADMQGWKELAALVDVAYGKVKDKSTVLVRADNYGQAGAINYYSKYKNINAVSYNADYLYWFKMDKPIKDLIMITEWNDEDPQRKREQPFFVKITKIGEIKTPYVREEGAGVFLLEGANIEVSSIIKSEIEEEKHDH, from the coding sequence ATGAAGGATAAAAATCCGAACCGGCTAGTGGAGTACAGTTGTCTTGCGTTTTTTCTGATTTTAAAATTAGTATTATCTTTTGTTTTGGTCAATTCAGTTTACGAATTGCACCGTGATGAATTTCTGCATTTAGATCAGGCGAACCATCCCGCTGCGGGTTTCACCTCTGTTCCGCCGTTAACCTCGCTATTTTCATGGCTTATTAAAGCTTTTGGCAATGGATATTTTGTGGTAAAACTAGTTCCTGCATTATTAGGTGCCTTCACTATATTGTACTGCTGGAAAATTGTCGGTTTTTTAAAGGGTAACCTACTGGCCAAATGCCTGGTTGCTGTAGCCTGCCTGTGTTCTGCTCTGCTCAGGCTAAATACGCTTTACCAGCCCAATTCTTTCGATGTTTTGGCCTGGACAGCTATATTCTATTATCTGTTAAAATATTTCGATAAAAACGAAGCCAGATACCTGTATGCCTTTGCCATTTTTGTCGCTTTAGGTTTTTTAAATAAATACAACATCCTTTTTCTCATAATTGGTTTACTACCAGCTATACTCATTACATCAAAGCGAAAAATATTTACCAATAAACATCTTTATCTGGCCATTTTACTGGCGCTTTTAATCATTTCGCCCAATGTAATCTGGCAGATTGACAATCACTTTCCGGTGCTCGCCCACATGAAACTTTTACAGGCAACTCAGTTGGTTCATGTAAACCGGATTGATTTTTTTATCGGACAGTTCCTCTTTTTTATCAGTTCGATCTTTATTCTTTTAGCAGGCATTGGTAGCCTGATTTTTTATAAGGATTTCAGCAAATACAGATGGATTATTCTCTCCTATCTGTTTACACTTATTGTATTTAGCTATTTTAAGGCAAAAGATTATTATGCATTAGGCTTATATCCGGTTTTACTGGCTTTTGGTGCGCATTATTTAAGTCGGGTTTTAGCAAAGAATTATGCATTAACGGGATTACTGTTTGCCTTTAATATTGGCTCGTTCATTTATTTGATACCGCTTATTATGCCGGTTTATAGTCCTGGTGAAATTGTAGCACATCATAAGAGATTTGAACGGGTAGGTGCCTTGCGATGGGAAGACGGGAGAAACCACCAGCTGCCACAAGATTATGCCGATATGCAGGGCTGGAAAGAATTGGCAGCACTTGTTGATGTTGCTTACGGAAAGGTTAAAGATAAATCTACCGTATTGGTACGTGCCGATAATTATGGACAAGCTGGTGCGATTAACTATTATTCAAAATATAAAAATATAAATGCTGTATCGTATAATGCCGATTATCTTTATTGGTTTAAAATGGATAAACCGATCAAGGATTTAATTATGATCACCGAATGGAACGATGAAGATCCACAGCGTAAGAGAGAGCAGCCGTTTTTTGTCAAGATTACCAAAATTGGGGAAATAAAAACACCTTATGTGAGAGAAGAAGGCGCAGGCGTTTTTTTGCTTGAAGGTGCCAATATCGAAGTGAGCAGTATTATAAAATCAGAAATAGAAGAAGAAAAACATGACCATTAA
- a CDS encoding NTP pyrophosphatase (non-canonical NTP hydrolase) (product_source=COG1694; cath_funfam=1.10.3420.10; cog=COG1694; pfam=PF03819; superfamily=101386): protein MTIKEAQETVDRWIKTTGIRYFNELTNTAILMEEVGEVARIMARKYGEQSFKKSEEEVNLADEMADVMFVLICLANQTGINLTDALEKNLEKKSIRDADRHKNNEKLK from the coding sequence ATGACCATTAAGGAAGCACAGGAAACCGTAGACCGTTGGATTAAAACCACGGGCATCCGCTATTTTAACGAACTTACCAACACTGCCATTTTGATGGAAGAAGTTGGAGAAGTTGCGCGGATTATGGCGCGTAAGTATGGAGAGCAGTCATTTAAAAAAAGCGAAGAAGAAGTAAACCTTGCCGATGAAATGGCCGATGTAATGTTCGTTTTAATCTGTCTGGCTAATCAAACAGGCATAAACCTTACCGATGCTTTAGAAAAGAACCTGGAAAAAAAGAGCATTCGCGATGCAGATAGGCACAAGAATAATGAGAAGCTTAAGTGA
- a CDS encoding hypothetical protein (product_source=Hypo-rule applied), whose protein sequence is MRKISILVISVFLFLGCKQKSIVHSTFYYWKTDYQNKKEETSYLDQFKSKSLYVRIMDVDFNPDLQLPVPVSPIKFSDPLPKQIDIIPVVFIVNEVFNKIDTMQTAVMADRIVKFVAAKVKQAGKQNYAELQIDCDWTKGTRNRYFKFLEQLSANPLLKGKTISVTLRLHQVKNIVSSGVPPVEKAILMCYNMGNLRKYGEQNSILDQHEMDLYLKDYLERYPLPLDVALPIFEWAVVFRNGQYAGISKRIGKIQLGDKKLFKQRGNSILYDLLIDYPAAGLKKGDVVRWEQISTEDLLSTSRFLSRYLSPRDRNLVFYHLDTDLLKHFTNEDVQKVIANF, encoded by the coding sequence ATGCGCAAGATAAGTATTTTAGTGATTTCTGTGTTTCTCTTCCTGGGTTGTAAGCAAAAATCAATTGTTCATTCTACTTTTTATTATTGGAAAACGGATTATCAGAACAAAAAGGAAGAAACCAGTTATCTTGATCAATTTAAATCTAAATCTCTATACGTGCGGATTATGGATGTAGATTTTAATCCGGATCTGCAATTGCCTGTACCTGTTTCGCCGATTAAATTTTCAGATCCGCTACCTAAACAGATCGACATTATCCCTGTTGTGTTTATCGTTAACGAGGTTTTTAACAAGATTGATACTATGCAAACAGCGGTTATGGCCGATCGCATTGTCAAATTTGTAGCTGCAAAGGTAAAACAGGCCGGAAAGCAAAATTATGCGGAACTACAGATTGATTGTGATTGGACCAAGGGTACCAGAAACAGGTATTTTAAATTCTTAGAACAATTAAGCGCTAACCCGCTTTTAAAGGGAAAAACCATTTCGGTAACCTTAAGATTGCATCAGGTTAAAAACATCGTATCAAGTGGGGTGCCACCAGTAGAAAAGGCCATTTTAATGTGTTACAACATGGGTAACCTGCGTAAATATGGCGAGCAGAATTCGATATTGGATCAACATGAAATGGATCTTTACCTAAAAGATTACCTTGAGCGATATCCCTTGCCTCTTGATGTAGCCCTACCTATTTTTGAATGGGCGGTGGTATTCAGGAACGGGCAATATGCGGGTATCTCCAAAAGGATCGGCAAAATCCAGCTCGGGGATAAAAAACTTTTTAAACAGAGGGGAAATTCCATCCTTTACGATCTTTTGATTGATTATCCTGCAGCCGGATTAAAAAAAGGTGATGTGGTAAGGTGGGAACAGATTTCCACTGAAGATTTACTTTCTACCTCTAGATTTTTATCCCGATATTTAAGCCCTAGAGACCGGAACCTCGTTTTTTACCATTTAGACACCGACCTTTTAAAACATTTTACTAATGAAGACGTTCAAAAAGTTATCGCTAATTTTTAG